A region of the Denitrificimonas caeni genome:
TTTATGCATTGCTGCCCACCACAGCGACAATGTGGAGCCCATGACAGTGCTGAAAACGATTCAGCGGACAGCGCGCGATATTTCTTTTATTCAGCTCACCGAAAACCCCTGCTCTGAGGAGCTCACCGAAGCCCTCGAGTTGGGTGCCCAAGACGCAGTGCCACACGGCGAAGATCAACGCTTAATTTTAGTGGCTAAGCGCGAGCTGGGCAATCTCGAAGAGCGGCGCACACGCCGTGCCATTGAAGTGGCTTTGCGCGAAACCGAAAAACGCTGTCAATTACTCTTAGACAGTTCAGTGGATGCCATCGCTTACGTACACGACGGCATGCATATTTACGCCAACGCCGCGTATCTGCAGCTATTTGGTTATACCGATCCAGACGAAATGGAAGGTATGCCAATGATTGATTTAATTGCCGCCCATGATCAAGGTGACTTTAAGAGCTTTTTAAAGGGTTACCGCAGTGAAGAGGGCCGCGCAGAGTTCAGCTGCACTGGCGAAACTGCCGCCGCAGAGCCCTTTAAGGCATGCATGAGCTTTTCACCAGCACAATACGACGGTGAGCCCTGCGTACAGGTGGTTATCCGTACTGCCAACGACAATGCTGAACTTGAAGAGAAACTGCGTGAAATCAGTAGCCAAGATCTGGTCACTGGCCTCTATAACCGCCAACACTTTTTAGAGCTGTTAGACACTGCGGCGGAGCGCGCAGTAAATGTCGGTCAGCCCGCCAGCTTGGCATATATTAAAATTGATCACTATGCCTCCTTGCAGACTGATTTAGGTCTAGCTGGAATTGACTTACTGCTAAGCCAACTGGCCAACATGTTGCGCCAGCAACTCAGCGCTGAATCACAAATTGCCCGTTTCTCCGATGATGCTTTCAGTGTGCTGATTGCCCAGACCACACCAGAACAGCACGAAGCGGAGCTGCGCAGTCTATTGCAAAAAACCGAAGCTCAGCTCTTTGATATCAATGGCCGCACTGCACAAGTCACCTTCACTATTGGGGTCGCCGGCCTCAATGAGAAAACGGCCAAAGCCTCGCAGGTACTCAAGCGCGCCCATGACTGCGCCGATCAGTTAACCCAAGGCAATGACCTCAAAGTTTATAACCCGGCCGATGATCTTGCTGCTGCGGCCAACAGCGGTGATATCGTTGCCATGGTGCAACAAGCTTTAGCCAATAACAGCTTTAAACTGTTGTTCCAGCCCATTATTAATTTGCGCGGCGATCAGGATGAGCTAT
Encoded here:
- a CDS encoding EAL domain-containing protein, with amino-acid sequence MATDRKTIRLLILEDSENEAERLVSLFRDAGHATRAHRISSVDDLNETLKSTWDLCIAAHHSDNVEPMTVLKTIQRTARDISFIQLTENPCSEELTEALELGAQDAVPHGEDQRLILVAKRELGNLEERRTRRAIEVALRETEKRCQLLLDSSVDAIAYVHDGMHIYANAAYLQLFGYTDPDEMEGMPMIDLIAAHDQGDFKSFLKGYRSEEGRAEFSCTGETAAAEPFKACMSFSPAQYDGEPCVQVVIRTANDNAELEEKLREISSQDLVTGLYNRQHFLELLDTAAERAVNVGQPASLAYIKIDHYASLQTDLGLAGIDLLLSQLANMLRQQLSAESQIARFSDDAFSVLIAQTTPEQHEAELRSLLQKTEAQLFDINGRTAQVTFTIGVAGLNEKTAKASQVLKRAHDCADQLTQGNDLKVYNPADDLAAAANSGDIVAMVQQALANNSFKLLFQPIINLRGDQDELYEVLLRLVNPQGEEIPPLDFLNAAISAGLAEKIDRWVLLNSIKLLTEHRSKGNHTRLFIHLSSASLQDPSLLPWLSIALKASRLPADSIIVQIRETDAVAYLKQAKQLTEGLRALHCQIALGQFGCTLNPFNTLRHLEIDFVKIDGSFTKELSNVDDQEILKEMLATLHAQHKQSIVPFVESASVLSVLWQAGVNYIQGHYLQGPSQAMNYDFSTNDD